AACGGGCGTCGGTCACGTTCCTGGGCGTCGAGCCGATCGACGTCCTCCGGTTCGTCGACGGCGACGACCTCGTTTTTGTGACCGTCGGCTGTTCGCGCCACCCGATGCACGATCCGAACGACTTCGCTCCTGATCCGGTCCGCGGACCGAGGGCAGAGGCGATCGTCCGAATGAACGCGGTGTCGCCGCTCCCAGGCTTACACAAGTCTCTCGCCATGCTCGCGGCGGCGCCTGCCGTCGAGGGCCTGATCTTGGCGGAGGATTCGCTCGTCGACTTGCAGGAACCATTGTGGGCGGGAGCGATCTGCTCAGCATTTCTGCTGACTTCTGACGGTGCGGTCGCCGACCTCCCGCTCGACGATCCGGCCGAACCGGTTCACTTCCTGCGCGCGGTCCCGATCACGGCGAACGAGGCTGCATGGGTTCGTCTCAAGGGCGCCGATGCGCTCCGCGACGCGTGGGCCGAAGCCGGGGTCGACATCGCCGACCCCACCCGCTCCGCCGTCGCCCCCTCCTGACACGCGCCGTGGCCGACTCGGGTCGTCATAACCGGAGAGCAGTCGTGTAGGACTGGCGCAGCGTGGGTCAGAGCCAGTGGCTCTTTCGGAGGAGTCGCCAGACGAAGATGCAGACCGTGACGATGAACAGCAGGACGATCGGGTAGCTGTACTCCCAGTGCAATTCAGGCATGAAGTCGAAGTTCATGCCGTAGATGCCTGCGACGGCGGTGGGGACCGCGGCGATCGCAGCCCACGACGAGATCTTGCGCATGTCGCTGTTCTGCTGGATGCCGACCTTCGTGGCGGCAGCGTTGAGCAGCGTGGTGAGACGCTCGTCGTACTCGGCGATCAGGTCGGTCGCGGTGGTGAGGTGATCGGCAACGTCGCGGAAATGACGTCGGATCTCCTTCTCGTCCGATGACAGGTTGTTCTGCTCGAACCGGATCGGGGAGACGTCGAGAGTGTCCTTGTGCCCGGACAGCCTCGCCATCGGAATCCCCAATGGGAACACCGCGCGACGGAGCTCGAGGACCTCGCGCTTGAACAAGTAGACGACGTTGATGTCCAGATTGTTGGCCGACGACGAGAACACCCGCTCCTCGATCTCGTCGACGTCCGACTCCATCTCCGAGGCGACCGCGAGGTAACTGTCGACCACCCGGTCGGCCACAGCGTGGACGACGGCGGCCGGCCCGAGCTTCAGATGGTCCGGCTGGTGCTCGAGGCGCTGACGGACACCGGTGAGATGAGTGTGATCGCCGTGGCGGACAGTGATGACGAAGTCTCGGCTCGCGAGCACCATGATCTCGCCGGACTCGACGATGTCGTTCGCGACCTCGATGGACTCGTGCTCCACGTAGCTGATCGAGCGCAACACCAAGAAGACAGTGTCGTCATACAACTCGAGCTTGGGGCGCTGATGTGCGTGAACGGCGTCCTCAACCATGAGCGGATGCAGTCCGAACGCTTCGGCGACGTCGTTCATCTGGCGCTCGTCCGGCTCGTGTAGACCGAGCCACACGAACCCCTTTCCAGCCTCGCGCACCACAGACAGGGCGCGACGGAAATCTTGCGAACAGTCCTGCCGAACACCGTCGACGTAGACGCCGCAGTCGACGACGGCGCGCGCAGCCGGGACCGGTGGCGTCACCGGCCCAGGTCGTCCCGGACCCCGACTACCGGGCTGCAACATGCGAGGCATCGAAGGCACTCGGGTGATGATACCGACGCGAGGTGCTCTTCGCCCTTACACTCAGTCAGTGTTCGATGTCTCTGTTTACACCGCTACGGCGATCACTCTGATCGTCATCATGGACCCGCCGGGTCAAGTCCCCGTGTTTCTGTCGTTGGTCGGCAGGCGCGACGAGGCGTATCGACGGCGGGCCGCGTGGCAGGCGCCGCTGGTATCGCTGTTTGTGGTTTCGGTGTTCGCCATCGGCGGCAAGGCGATCCTGGGCTATCTCCACATCGGGATCCCCGCGCTGCAGGGAGCTGGCGGCCTGCTTCTGCTGCTCGTCGCGCTTCAGTTGCTCACCGGCACCGGGGAACCACCGACGGGGAAGGCGACCGAGGACGTCAACGTTGCGATCGTTCCCTTGGGGACTCCACTGCTCGCAGGTCCGGGCACCATCGCGGCCGTGATCGTGGCGGTGAGTCAGGCGAACGGTGAGGGCAGTGCGTACCTCGCGATCGCCGCAGCGATCGTCACCGCGCATGCTGTGGTGTGCCTGGCGTTGCTCTACTCGACGACGGTGGTCCGAGTCCTCAAGATCAGCGGCATCACGCTGCTCGCGAAGATCGCAGGTCTCCTGCTTGCGGCCATCGCGGTTCAACTGATCGCGACGTCGGTGATCGGCTTCGCCGCCACCGCGTGAGCG
This genomic window from Gordonia sp. PDNC005 contains:
- a CDS encoding suppressor of fused domain protein produces the protein MSSSSGSVADRVVAHVSSSVGSEPQRASVTFLGVEPIDVLRFVDGDDLVFVTVGCSRHPMHDPNDFAPDPVRGPRAEAIVRMNAVSPLPGLHKSLAMLAAAPAVEGLILAEDSLVDLQEPLWAGAICSAFLLTSDGAVADLPLDDPAEPVHFLRAVPITANEAAWVRLKGADALRDAWAEAGVDIADPTRSAVAPS
- a CDS encoding magnesium and cobalt transport protein CorA; amino-acid sequence: MPRMLQPGSRGPGRPGPVTPPVPAARAVVDCGVYVDGVRQDCSQDFRRALSVVREAGKGFVWLGLHEPDERQMNDVAEAFGLHPLMVEDAVHAHQRPKLELYDDTVFLVLRSISYVEHESIEVANDIVESGEIMVLASRDFVITVRHGDHTHLTGVRQRLEHQPDHLKLGPAAVVHAVADRVVDSYLAVASEMESDVDEIEERVFSSSANNLDINVVYLFKREVLELRRAVFPLGIPMARLSGHKDTLDVSPIRFEQNNLSSDEKEIRRHFRDVADHLTTATDLIAEYDERLTTLLNAAATKVGIQQNSDMRKISSWAAIAAVPTAVAGIYGMNFDFMPELHWEYSYPIVLLFIVTVCIFVWRLLRKSHWL
- a CDS encoding MarC family protein, with the translated sequence MFDVSVYTATAITLIVIMDPPGQVPVFLSLVGRRDEAYRRRAAWQAPLVSLFVVSVFAIGGKAILGYLHIGIPALQGAGGLLLLLVALQLLTGTGEPPTGKATEDVNVAIVPLGTPLLAGPGTIAAVIVAVSQANGEGSAYLAIAAAIVTAHAVVCLALLYSTTVVRVLKISGITLLAKIAGLLLAAIAVQLIATSVIGFAATA